The following coding sequences are from one Luteolibacter yonseiensis window:
- a CDS encoding DUF58 domain-containing protein produces MARVRKLELKARRLVRESFSGEYLSSFRGQGLDFDDFREYQHGDEVRFIDWNVTARMNAPFVRKFREERELSVVIAVDVSGSADYGSVMYSKRELAAEIAAVLGFSALHNGDKVGLLIFAHEPILFIPPEKGSRHLLRMIREILVAKPDSPGTSVADACDFLVRTLRRKSVVFLISDFFADSLDKPVGKLAKKHETIALRVLDPLESKLPKGGKVVMIDPETGFETLVNTSNPNLRMGYSKLMKRQQEGVAAIFKKHGVDAADLQTHGDTLAALHQLLKKRSRRRSG; encoded by the coding sequence ATGGCTCGCGTGCGAAAGCTCGAGCTGAAGGCCCGTCGCCTGGTGCGCGAGTCGTTTTCCGGCGAGTATCTGTCATCGTTCCGCGGACAGGGCCTGGATTTCGACGATTTCCGGGAATACCAGCACGGCGATGAGGTGCGCTTCATCGACTGGAACGTGACGGCGCGGATGAACGCGCCATTTGTCAGGAAATTCCGGGAGGAACGCGAACTCTCCGTCGTGATCGCCGTGGATGTCTCCGGCTCCGCGGACTACGGCAGCGTGATGTACAGCAAACGCGAGCTCGCGGCGGAGATCGCCGCGGTGCTCGGCTTCAGCGCGCTCCACAACGGCGACAAGGTCGGTCTGCTCATCTTCGCCCACGAACCCATCCTTTTCATCCCGCCGGAAAAGGGCAGCCGCCATCTCCTGCGGATGATCCGTGAGATCCTGGTGGCGAAACCCGACAGCCCCGGCACCTCGGTGGCGGATGCCTGCGATTTCCTCGTGCGCACCCTGCGGAGGAAATCCGTGGTATTCCTCATCTCGGACTTTTTCGCCGACTCCTTGGACAAACCCGTCGGCAAGCTGGCGAAAAAACATGAGACCATCGCTCTGCGGGTTCTGGACCCGCTGGAATCAAAACTCCCCAAGGGCGGCAAGGTGGTGATGATCGACCCTGAAACCGGGTTTGAAACGCTCGTCAACACCTCGAATCCGAACCTGCGCATGGGCTATTCGAAACTCATGAAAAGACAACAGGAGGGAGTGGCGGCGATCTTCAAAAAACACGGGGTCGATGCCGCGGACTTGCAAACCCACGGCGATACCTTGGCCGCGCTGCACCAGCTTCTGAAAAAACGCAGCCGCCGGCGCTCGGGGTGA
- a CDS encoding AAA family ATPase, with protein MTTENLQEQIAETSGWIQAVKAEMAQVLVGQERLVDRLLIGMLCNGHILLEGVPGLAKTLAVKALSGSLHASFARFQFTPDLLPADLVGTMVYHPQETKFEPKLGPIFNNLILADEINRAPAKVQSALLEAMQERQVTLGDRSYALPNPFLVLATQNPIDQEGTYQLPEAQLDRFLLKVTVGYPTKDEELEILDRMATSTPPYQTKTVATPQQVSGSRELVNQIYIDPAIRKYIVQIIHTTRFPGLVDPSLKNLVRSGASPRGTINLALTARARAFMQGRGFVTPQDVKDMALDVLRHRILLTYEAEAEEMTTDSVIERIMGKVAVP; from the coding sequence ATGACAACGGAAAACTTGCAAGAGCAGATCGCGGAGACGAGTGGCTGGATTCAGGCGGTGAAGGCGGAAATGGCCCAAGTTCTGGTGGGGCAGGAACGGCTGGTGGACCGTCTGCTCATCGGGATGCTCTGCAACGGACACATCCTGCTGGAAGGCGTCCCCGGACTGGCCAAAACATTGGCGGTCAAGGCGCTTTCCGGATCGCTGCACGCCTCATTCGCCCGTTTCCAATTCACCCCGGACCTGCTGCCCGCCGACCTTGTGGGAACCATGGTGTATCATCCGCAGGAAACAAAGTTCGAGCCGAAGCTGGGTCCTATTTTCAACAACCTGATCCTTGCGGACGAAATCAACCGTGCTCCGGCGAAGGTTCAGTCCGCCTTGCTGGAGGCGATGCAGGAGCGCCAGGTCACGCTCGGCGACCGTTCGTATGCCCTGCCGAATCCCTTCCTCGTGCTCGCCACCCAGAACCCGATCGATCAGGAAGGCACCTATCAATTGCCGGAAGCCCAGCTCGACCGCTTCCTCCTGAAAGTGACCGTGGGCTACCCGACGAAGGACGAGGAGCTGGAAATCCTTGATCGGATGGCGACTTCCACGCCTCCGTATCAGACGAAAACCGTGGCCACTCCGCAACAGGTCTCCGGCTCACGGGAACTGGTGAACCAGATCTACATCGACCCTGCGATCCGCAAATACATCGTGCAGATCATCCACACCACCCGCTTTCCCGGACTGGTGGATCCTTCATTGAAAAACCTGGTGCGTTCCGGCGCGTCCCCACGGGGAACGATCAACCTCGCCCTCACCGCCAGGGCCCGCGCCTTCATGCAGGGCCGTGGCTTCGTCACCCCGCAGGATGTGAAGGACATGGCCCTCGACGTGCTCCGCCACCGGATCCTCCTCACCTATGAGGCGGAAGCGGAGGAGATGACGACCGACTCGGTCATCGAGCGCATCATGGGCAAGGTCGCCGTCCCTTAA
- a CDS encoding arabinan endo-1,5-alpha-L-arabinosidase, with amino-acid sequence MMRRVFLTATPLSCLMLASPFAATAQDTNGGKITRFHDPSTPIRQQETWHIFSTGNGISTRTSTDLESWKEGPPVFKELPAWHRDVVSDHKGYLWAPDIIRQGGRYLLYYSVSGWGKNTSAIGLASSPTLDSKDPAYQWKDEGIVIRSGKEDAYNAIDPQLFADTDGRLWMVFGSFWTGIQLTELDAKTGLRHPENRKIHQLAWHESIEAAALLKHDGFYYLFVNWGLCCRGVDSTYEMRVGRSKEITGPYLDAAGNELVTGGGTLFMQSEGNRIGPGHPSFIREKDAIRMFFHYYDGNRRGHPTLGDATLEWNDNGWPKAGNKP; translated from the coding sequence ATGATGCGACGCGTTTTCCTTACCGCAACTCCCCTTTCATGCCTGATGCTGGCAAGCCCGTTTGCCGCCACAGCGCAGGACACGAACGGAGGAAAAATAACCCGTTTTCACGACCCTTCCACACCGATCCGCCAGCAGGAGACTTGGCACATCTTCTCCACGGGCAACGGGATCTCGACACGCACTTCGACAGACCTGGAGTCGTGGAAGGAGGGACCACCGGTTTTCAAGGAACTTCCAGCCTGGCACCGGGACGTCGTCAGTGATCACAAGGGCTATCTCTGGGCTCCCGACATCATCCGGCAAGGCGGCCGCTACCTCCTTTATTATTCGGTTTCAGGTTGGGGGAAGAACACCTCCGCCATCGGTCTTGCCAGCAGCCCCACCCTCGATTCCAAGGATCCCGCGTATCAATGGAAGGACGAAGGAATCGTCATCCGCTCGGGAAAGGAAGATGCCTACAACGCCATCGATCCCCAGCTTTTCGCCGATACCGACGGCAGGCTGTGGATGGTGTTCGGCTCCTTCTGGACCGGCATCCAACTGACCGAGCTCGATGCGAAAACCGGACTCCGCCATCCCGAAAACCGGAAGATCCACCAACTCGCCTGGCACGAGTCCATCGAGGCCGCCGCCCTGCTCAAGCATGACGGATTCTACTATCTTTTCGTCAACTGGGGGTTGTGCTGCCGGGGTGTGGACAGCACCTACGAAATGCGTGTGGGCCGCAGCAAGGAGATCACCGGTCCTTATCTGGACGCCGCCGGCAATGAACTCGTCACCGGGGGCGGCACTCTTTTCATGCAATCCGAGGGAAACCGCATCGGGCCAGGTCACCCGTCGTTCATCCGGGAAAAGGACGCCATCCGGATGTTCTTCCATTATTACGACGGCAATCGCCGCGGCCATCCGACTCTCGGTGACGCAACGCTGGAGTGGAACGACAACGGCTGGCCGAAGGCGGGGAACAAGCCGTGA
- a CDS encoding VWA domain-containing protein yields MSAFLEHFRFAQPAWLLLLVPAMLLLALRRGRGSEAAVVFPNLSVLVSLGRRVRNVAWGFGLPLAFLSLICAILAISRPVWRNEYQSRTASGIDIMIAFDVSLSMKIDDFVDHGEQQQRIVVAKKVVDDFISRRPEDRMGLVAFAGRPRDASPITLDHQWLRNSLNQLQLFEEGIGTVKEQGTAIGSALAAASVRLQDRDAKSKIIVLITDGASNSGKISPIEAAEHAKTLGIKIYTVAIGTTKGRVDRSVMLFPYQEFDLPTLQKIASLTGGEHYWAQNLSQLKETFTTIDNLEKTEAKSLTVIDDTELFPWFVAATLFAALASAFYVALNPPPSA; encoded by the coding sequence ATGAGCGCGTTTCTCGAACACTTCCGTTTCGCACAGCCGGCATGGCTCCTGTTGCTGGTTCCAGCCATGCTTTTGCTCGCTCTGCGCCGTGGCAGGGGCTCGGAGGCCGCGGTGGTTTTCCCGAATCTGTCGGTGCTCGTCAGCTTGGGCAGACGGGTGCGCAACGTGGCGTGGGGTTTCGGTCTGCCGCTGGCGTTTCTTTCCCTGATCTGTGCGATCCTCGCGATTTCCCGTCCCGTCTGGAGAAATGAATACCAGAGCCGCACCGCGAGCGGGATCGACATCATGATCGCCTTCGACGTCTCCCTCTCCATGAAAATCGACGACTTCGTCGATCACGGGGAACAGCAGCAACGCATCGTCGTCGCGAAAAAAGTGGTGGATGATTTCATCAGCCGCCGTCCCGAGGATCGCATGGGCCTCGTCGCCTTCGCGGGGAGGCCGCGCGACGCGAGTCCGATCACGCTCGACCACCAGTGGCTGAGGAATTCGCTCAACCAGCTCCAACTCTTCGAGGAAGGCATCGGTACCGTGAAAGAGCAGGGCACCGCCATCGGCTCCGCGCTCGCCGCCGCGTCCGTGCGTCTCCAGGACCGCGACGCGAAGAGCAAGATCATCGTGCTTATCACGGACGGAGCGAGCAACTCTGGGAAAATCTCACCGATCGAGGCGGCCGAGCACGCCAAGACCCTCGGCATCAAGATCTACACCGTGGCGATCGGCACCACCAAAGGACGGGTGGACCGGAGCGTGATGCTGTTCCCCTATCAGGAGTTCGATCTGCCGACACTTCAGAAGATCGCATCCCTGACGGGCGGCGAGCACTACTGGGCGCAGAACCTGTCACAACTCAAGGAGACTTTCACCACCATCGACAACCTGGAGAAAACCGAGGCGAAGAGCCTGACCGTCATCGACGATACCGAGTTGTTTCCCTGGTTCGTGGCGGCTACCCTGTTCGCCGCCCTCGCATCGGCATTCTATGTCGCGTTGAATCCCCCACCCTCCGCTTGA
- a CDS encoding ThuA domain-containing protein encodes MFKPKTLVLAFGLGLLLPAAADPAHKLLFFTKSSGFEHEVISWKKGQPSHSEKIFLELGSKHSWTFEFSKDGSKFSPEYLAGFDAVIFYTTGDLTSPGTDKQPPMTPEGKQALFDYVKSGKGFIGIHSASDTFHTANESKKGPDRYVNHGKDADPYVCFLGGEFIIHGEQQTATCKVVDNKFPGFEEAGDSFAFKEEWYSLKDFRSDIHALTVIDSPAMKGSMYDRPPFPNTWARKEGKGRIYYTALGHRDDVWTNPTFQNMLVGAIRWTTGEVDAAVPPNLKEAAPGAMKNPKFPEPKK; translated from the coding sequence ATGTTCAAACCCAAAACCCTCGTCCTCGCGTTCGGCCTTGGCTTGCTTCTGCCCGCTGCCGCCGATCCAGCCCACAAGCTGCTGTTTTTCACGAAATCCAGCGGTTTCGAGCATGAGGTGATTTCGTGGAAAAAGGGCCAGCCCAGCCATTCCGAAAAGATCTTTCTGGAGCTGGGTTCGAAACATTCATGGACATTCGAGTTCTCCAAGGATGGTTCAAAATTTTCGCCCGAGTACCTCGCGGGCTTCGATGCCGTGATCTTCTACACCACCGGTGATCTCACCTCGCCCGGCACGGACAAGCAGCCGCCGATGACCCCTGAGGGAAAACAAGCGCTCTTCGACTATGTGAAAAGCGGCAAGGGCTTCATCGGCATCCACTCCGCGAGCGATACCTTCCACACGGCGAACGAGTCCAAGAAAGGCCCGGACCGCTATGTGAACCACGGCAAGGACGCCGATCCCTACGTTTGTTTCCTTGGCGGAGAGTTCATCATCCACGGCGAACAGCAGACGGCGACCTGCAAGGTGGTCGACAACAAGTTCCCGGGCTTCGAGGAAGCGGGAGACAGCTTCGCCTTCAAGGAGGAGTGGTATTCGCTCAAGGATTTCAGATCCGACATCCACGCGCTGACCGTGATCGATTCCCCGGCGATGAAAGGATCGATGTACGACCGCCCTCCTTTCCCCAACACTTGGGCAAGGAAAGAGGGAAAAGGCCGGATTTATTACACGGCGCTGGGCCACCGCGACGACGTTTGGACCAACCCCACCTTCCAGAACATGCTGGTCGGCGCGATCCGCTGGACAACCGGCGAGGTGGACGCCGCCGTGCCGCCGAACCTGAAAGAAGCCGCGCCCGGGGCGATGAAGAATCCGAAGTTTCCGGAGCCGAAGAAGTAA